Proteins from one Streptomyces sp. NBC_00289 genomic window:
- a CDS encoding FG-GAP-like repeat-containing protein yields the protein MVVVMGRGVGLRWVFGLGRCGWLALSTVCAMLFSLFSGVPVSASPAGVVAGERVGPGHRAGVLGSDVPPGLPGGHKDVPVPGGAVSGGSSKVAYLPGEGGVSASGDYTYHVPLEVPAGRAGMAPSLSLDYASSGGSGALGRGWSVSGLSQISRCAKSEAQDDVTAGVAFDVSDRYCLDGQKLVQVNAGSAAYGAEGAEYRTETDSFARIVSKVVDPDTTVLGPDAFVVSTKSGRVLRFEAKVDDSTAAVVQQVSSRVTDPAVSSAATVASGAGRRVTWLLRSESDVHGNKISYSWLQPVAGQGVFVPDRIDYTSNGGRAATRAVDFVYEDRGVEDEVSFARGVKSTWNKRLASVKMIAPNPVDPQMVWQYDLNYQISAGGRLELGSVKKSGYLGTATRAKVFSYGDDAGPVFTDKHVAVGDVLNMQRDEKPAVQVADLNGDGASDIVYQVGRSVQDTSSLPLEHHVRLGKRSESSAEPLAEHHGSGLVLGLPHVGQMRPVDADGDGKVELAGQYSLGGLPPQHLMRLYKWDDDQHTFVDGGGGAAGSKYGFEFADMDGDGRIDYLPAANVANGSGTSFGFTVRKNTGSGFAAAAAPQTSVFDYGCPVRATDVDGDGRAELVGNPRLPQVDAPLNPGPDDEIVGFPGKKRGAPRNAEEPDAPLTMEERCRNGTETYVLRLDAAGNAVTEPGFVDAGGKRGYKVAPHLMETHSTELGDFNGDGLADALMVPKAGGASNILWNTGRGLEFSGRTLQVPVGASGEEPDVRIADADGDGRDDVFALTAAGVQLKLSRGDGQFRPAADVPGNAGTMVPGRGRTTTQLGDFNADGRIDLVHFTAAGDVRLTMQDGSSKDAGRMMSVKDEGTAWPSTEVTYGLQWSERPDMVTQTVCAYPLVCRRSGMPVVREVASRAHLADTVDSAGQLRRTFHSYEDPIADVRGRGWLGFGTVRTWDPQRPMETTTEYAHRLKVDGRYYPQATAPKTVTTIVPVLSPSELAAKPANAIARVTRTVNDNLEVRQVHGGKVFQVLPASSTTKEWEQSVGLTFGALDGIKTSHLTGMQEPAEYPQLKRLRQVLITPGEQSGGYDAYGNLRKVSTLTEHGAAVTEETTFDNRIDATTWLPGLATKRKTTGFEPGRTAVTRTVDSHYNTKGQVDTVWVEKDSTDPDLRSTTTYSYDTEGLLRGTKVDDGDSTTAGMPTQESRIEYDKMFGELQPDEKIYPSQVWSKHDLDAYRPTVWTAVHPAYGVPLASMDANGVTTSSRYDDLGRLVRSDADGSASTTISYAARPDTQGGTNGTKITTSTVDFSGTTPKTAGTSTVATDALGRTLNTAVTGFDVNTDSKTSSRYDLLGRMVQATGAAPAGTTSTIFDSLDRPISTDLPGSTAGHPVQNTYSYPSFFESEVLQPAGSGGNRAKTRTLSDVDGRTTSVTETLKAGTAAAQDLTTTYTYAPFGLPRTVTDPKNNITTSQYDILGRRTQLEDPDTGITKTSYYGTGQIDSEIHDTSQHKTVFGYDDLGRTIASTTEDGTSTFVFDTAAHGIGKPATATSPDNITTTHRYDTAGRPAGQDITDSAAATNATLSSDIGYDSLGRPDTMAYPQTPGRERTTVKSVYNDNGYLQRITDITGGASTNLFTVNSRKPNLALEKATIGTSLILDNTYDSGTGQLHDSTVTKPGTTPSTVQKFSYGYLDNGQIETRTQNSNRTDTYTYDTLDRLTNWSLSGEGAGGGTTPRGAAYSYDTIGNLLSVTDKATNTSDQRTYDKKTCGTDTTAGPHTATSYTPASGPAQTLCYDSEGRQTAVTEATATTQTATYTAFDLPKTITKNGKTTTYRYDAYGQRITETQTSTDTVTFHFPGLYERRTTGATATTPKTVKHVFHLPGGAGITTQLVYNETTHTTETQHHLTDSQGSITATTDATGTIKTGDTFYYDPFGKRTKNDATPYTGTTGDTHHGYTGHQMDDDLGLINMKGRIYNPTLKRFLTPDPYTTGYHTSQALNRYTYTENNPTNLTDPTGYKSCTGGYTTADGDCGNRSGKGIPGTTHGIPTDDTTFSHSVTGENSGSNAQQLWNNANTATSDETGANLEIAADIPESATTGTPNAYKKFEHPEYGLEEAASAGQKSAFSQYALLGLLLAPQSLLACASNIAACFLALETGATLAGGTATSYRAPATPISAQPGAPLPPGITELTEAETAAVQGAGPAIKAATGAAVDDATAAAVAAGEAKLAGHREFGHPPPAGLKEAIASLKGDRSPQEKTAELIMRFEKIVAETAESGNPWLYYHRVTPSGDQIFTGGVRTVVIQNTDFGPAYIGLPGAAKVSNRAWSWDINLMKEIK from the coding sequence ATGGTGGTTGTGATGGGTAGAGGTGTGGGTTTGCGTTGGGTGTTTGGGTTGGGGAGGTGTGGCTGGCTGGCGTTGTCGACGGTGTGTGCGATGTTGTTTTCGTTGTTTTCGGGGGTGCCGGTTTCTGCTTCTCCGGCTGGTGTGGTGGCGGGGGAGCGGGTTGGTCCGGGGCATCGGGCGGGGGTGTTGGGTTCGGATGTTCCGCCGGGTTTGCCGGGGGGGCATAAGGATGTGCCGGTGCCGGGTGGTGCGGTGTCGGGGGGTTCGTCGAAGGTGGCGTATCTGCCGGGTGAGGGTGGTGTGTCTGCTTCGGGTGATTATACGTATCATGTTCCGTTGGAGGTGCCGGCGGGGCGGGCGGGGATGGCTCCGTCGTTGTCGCTGGATTATGCGTCGTCTGGTGGCAGTGGGGCGCTGGGGCGTGGCTGGTCGGTTTCTGGGCTGTCGCAGATTTCGCGGTGTGCGAAGAGTGAGGCTCAGGATGATGTGACGGCTGGTGTGGCGTTTGATGTGTCGGACCGGTATTGCCTGGACGGGCAGAAGCTGGTGCAGGTGAATGCGGGTTCTGCCGCGTATGGTGCGGAGGGTGCGGAGTACCGGACGGAGACGGATTCGTTCGCGCGGATTGTGTCGAAGGTGGTGGATCCGGATACGACGGTGCTGGGTCCGGATGCGTTTGTGGTGTCGACGAAGTCGGGTCGGGTGCTGCGGTTTGAGGCGAAGGTGGATGATTCCACTGCGGCTGTGGTGCAGCAGGTGTCGTCGCGGGTGACGGATCCGGCCGTGTCGTCGGCGGCGACGGTCGCTTCGGGTGCGGGGCGGCGTGTGACGTGGCTGCTGCGCAGTGAGTCGGATGTTCACGGTAATAAGATTTCGTATTCGTGGCTGCAGCCGGTGGCGGGGCAGGGGGTGTTTGTTCCGGACCGGATTGATTACACGTCTAATGGGGGGCGTGCTGCGACGCGTGCTGTCGATTTTGTGTATGAGGACCGGGGTGTTGAGGATGAGGTGTCCTTTGCCCGGGGTGTGAAGTCGACGTGGAACAAGCGTCTTGCGTCGGTGAAGATGATTGCACCGAATCCGGTTGATCCGCAGATGGTGTGGCAGTACGACCTGAACTATCAGATATCGGCGGGAGGCCGGCTGGAGTTGGGGTCGGTGAAGAAGTCCGGTTATCTGGGTACTGCTACGCGGGCGAAGGTGTTCTCTTACGGTGATGATGCGGGTCCGGTGTTCACGGACAAGCACGTCGCGGTGGGTGATGTGCTGAATATGCAGCGGGATGAGAAGCCTGCTGTGCAGGTGGCGGACCTGAATGGTGACGGTGCGTCGGACATTGTGTATCAGGTGGGGCGCAGTGTGCAGGACACGTCGTCGCTTCCGCTGGAGCATCATGTGCGCCTGGGGAAGCGGTCGGAGTCGTCTGCTGAGCCGCTGGCTGAGCATCACGGGTCGGGCCTGGTTTTGGGCTTGCCGCATGTGGGGCAGATGCGCCCGGTGGATGCGGACGGGGACGGGAAGGTTGAGCTGGCCGGGCAGTACAGTCTGGGCGGGCTTCCTCCGCAGCATCTGATGCGGCTGTACAAGTGGGATGATGACCAGCACACGTTCGTCGATGGCGGCGGCGGGGCTGCGGGCAGCAAGTATGGTTTTGAGTTCGCGGACATGGACGGTGACGGGCGGATTGACTATCTGCCGGCGGCCAATGTGGCGAATGGTTCGGGCACGTCGTTCGGGTTCACGGTGCGGAAGAACACCGGTTCTGGTTTTGCTGCGGCCGCGGCGCCGCAGACGTCGGTGTTTGATTACGGCTGCCCGGTGCGGGCGACGGACGTGGACGGGGACGGTCGGGCGGAGCTGGTGGGCAATCCGCGGCTGCCGCAGGTGGATGCGCCGCTGAATCCGGGCCCGGATGATGAGATTGTGGGCTTCCCGGGTAAGAAGCGGGGTGCTCCGCGTAATGCGGAGGAGCCGGATGCGCCGCTGACGATGGAAGAGCGGTGCCGCAACGGCACCGAGACGTATGTGCTGCGTCTGGACGCGGCCGGCAATGCGGTCACCGAGCCGGGTTTTGTGGATGCGGGCGGCAAGCGTGGCTACAAGGTGGCGCCGCATCTGATGGAGACGCATTCAACGGAGCTGGGTGACTTCAACGGTGACGGCCTGGCCGATGCGCTGATGGTTCCCAAGGCCGGCGGCGCGTCGAACATTTTGTGGAACACCGGGCGGGGTCTGGAGTTTTCCGGCCGCACGCTGCAGGTTCCCGTCGGTGCTTCCGGTGAGGAGCCGGATGTGCGGATCGCGGACGCGGACGGCGACGGCCGTGACGATGTGTTCGCGCTCACCGCGGCGGGGGTGCAGCTGAAGCTCTCGCGTGGTGACGGGCAGTTCCGTCCGGCTGCGGATGTGCCGGGCAATGCCGGCACGATGGTGCCCGGCCGGGGGCGCACGACCACCCAGCTGGGTGACTTCAACGCGGACGGCCGCATCGACCTGGTCCACTTCACCGCGGCCGGTGATGTCCGGCTGACGATGCAGGACGGCAGCAGCAAGGACGCCGGCCGGATGATGTCGGTGAAGGACGAGGGCACCGCCTGGCCGTCAACCGAGGTCACCTACGGCCTGCAGTGGTCCGAGCGGCCGGACATGGTCACCCAGACGGTGTGCGCGTATCCGCTGGTATGCCGCCGCTCGGGAATGCCGGTGGTGCGTGAGGTCGCCTCCCGCGCCCACCTCGCCGACACCGTCGACAGTGCCGGCCAGCTGCGGCGCACCTTCCACTCCTATGAAGACCCCATCGCTGATGTCCGCGGCCGCGGCTGGCTCGGATTCGGCACGGTGCGGACGTGGGATCCGCAGCGTCCGATGGAGACCACCACCGAGTACGCGCACCGGCTGAAGGTCGACGGCCGCTACTACCCGCAGGCCACTGCGCCCAAGACGGTCACCACCATTGTTCCGGTGCTGAGCCCGAGCGAACTGGCCGCCAAACCGGCCAACGCGATCGCGCGGGTCACCCGCACCGTCAACGACAATCTGGAAGTACGCCAGGTCCACGGCGGGAAGGTGTTCCAGGTCCTGCCCGCGTCTTCCACCACCAAGGAGTGGGAGCAGTCGGTCGGGCTGACCTTCGGTGCGCTGGACGGTATCAAGACCTCGCACCTGACCGGCATGCAGGAACCGGCGGAGTATCCGCAGCTCAAGCGGCTGCGCCAGGTGCTGATCACGCCGGGTGAGCAGTCCGGCGGTTACGACGCCTACGGCAACCTGCGCAAGGTGTCGACGCTGACCGAGCACGGCGCTGCGGTGACCGAGGAGACCACCTTCGACAACCGGATCGATGCCACCACCTGGCTGCCGGGGCTGGCGACCAAGAGGAAGACCACGGGCTTTGAGCCCGGCCGCACCGCGGTGACCCGCACGGTGGACAGCCACTACAACACCAAGGGCCAGGTCGACACGGTGTGGGTGGAGAAGGACTCCACCGATCCTGATCTGCGCTCGACGACGACCTACAGCTACGACACCGAGGGCTTGCTGCGGGGCACGAAGGTCGACGACGGTGACAGCACCACCGCGGGCATGCCGACGCAGGAGTCCCGCATCGAGTACGACAAGATGTTCGGCGAACTGCAGCCGGATGAAAAGATCTATCCCTCCCAGGTGTGGTCCAAGCACGATCTGGACGCCTACCGTCCCACCGTATGGACCGCAGTCCACCCCGCCTACGGCGTGCCGCTGGCCTCGATGGACGCCAACGGCGTGACGACGTCCAGCCGGTATGACGACCTGGGCCGGCTGGTGCGCTCGGACGCGGACGGCAGCGCCTCGACGACCATCTCGTATGCGGCCAGGCCGGACACGCAGGGCGGCACCAACGGCACCAAAATCACCACCAGCACGGTCGACTTCAGCGGTACTACCCCCAAGACGGCCGGCACCAGCACGGTTGCCACCGACGCGCTGGGACGGACCCTGAACACTGCCGTCACCGGTTTCGATGTCAACACCGACAGCAAAACCAGCAGCCGCTATGACCTGCTGGGCCGCATGGTGCAGGCCACCGGAGCCGCCCCGGCCGGAACGACCAGCACAATCTTCGACTCCCTGGACCGGCCGATCAGCACCGACCTGCCCGGCTCCACCGCCGGCCACCCGGTGCAAAACACCTACAGCTATCCCTCGTTCTTCGAAAGTGAAGTACTCCAGCCGGCCGGCTCGGGCGGCAACCGGGCCAAGACCCGCACCCTCAGTGACGTCGACGGCCGCACCACCAGCGTCACCGAAACACTCAAGGCAGGCACCGCTGCGGCGCAGGACCTGACCACCACCTACACCTACGCCCCGTTCGGGCTGCCCAGAACGGTCACCGACCCCAAGAACAACATCACCACCAGCCAGTACGACATCCTCGGCCGGCGCACCCAGCTGGAGGACCCCGACACCGGAATAACCAAGACCTCGTACTACGGCACCGGGCAGATCGACAGCGAGATCCACGACACGTCACAGCACAAGACGGTGTTCGGCTACGACGACCTGGGCCGCACCATCGCCTCCACCACCGAGGACGGCACGTCCACGTTCGTCTTCGACACCGCCGCCCACGGCATCGGCAAACCGGCCACCGCCACCAGCCCCGACAACATCACCACCACCCACCGCTACGACACCGCCGGCCGTCCGGCCGGCCAGGACATCACCGACTCGGCGGCAGCCACCAACGCCACACTGTCCAGCGACATCGGCTACGACTCCCTGGGCCGGCCCGACACGATGGCCTACCCCCAGACACCCGGCCGTGAGCGCACCACCGTCAAATCCGTCTACAACGACAACGGCTACCTCCAGCGCATCACCGACATCACCGGCGGCGCCTCCACCAACCTGTTCACCGTCAACTCCCGCAAGCCCAACCTCGCCCTGGAAAAGGCGACCATCGGCACCAGCCTCATCCTGGACAACACCTACGACAGCGGCACCGGCCAGCTCCACGACTCCACCGTCACCAAACCCGGCACCACCCCCAGCACCGTGCAGAAGTTCAGCTACGGCTACCTCGACAACGGGCAGATCGAAACCCGCACCCAAAACAGCAACCGCACCGACACCTACACCTACGACACCCTCGACCGGCTCACCAACTGGTCCCTGAGCGGCGAAGGCGCCGGCGGCGGCACCACCCCCCGCGGCGCGGCCTACTCCTACGACACCATCGGCAACCTGCTGAGCGTCACCGACAAGGCCACCAACACCAGCGACCAGCGCACCTACGACAAGAAAACCTGCGGCACAGACACCACCGCCGGCCCCCACACCGCCACCTCCTACACCCCCGCCAGCGGCCCGGCCCAGACCCTCTGCTACGACAGCGAAGGCCGCCAGACAGCCGTCACCGAAGCCACCGCCACCACCCAGACCGCCACCTACACCGCCTTCGACCTGCCCAAAACCATCACCAAAAACGGCAAAACCACCACCTACCGCTACGACGCCTACGGCCAGCGCATCACCGAAACCCAGACCTCAACCGACACCGTCACCTTCCACTTCCCCGGCCTCTACGAACGCCGCACCACCGGCGCCACCGCCACCACCCCCAAAACCGTCAAACACGTCTTCCACCTCCCCGGCGGCGCCGGCATCACCACCCAACTCGTCTACAACGAAACCACCCACACCACCGAAACCCAGCACCACCTCACCGACTCCCAAGGCAGCATCACCGCCACCACCGACGCCACCGGCACCATCAAAACCGGCGACACCTTCTACTACGACCCCTTCGGCAAACGCACCAAAAACGACGCCACCCCCTACACCGGCACCACCGGCGACACCCACCACGGCTACACCGGCCACCAAATGGACGACGACCTCGGCCTCATCAACATGAAAGGCCGCATCTACAACCCCACCCTCAAACGCTTCCTCACCCCCGACCCCTACACCACCGGCTACCACACCAGCCAAGCCCTCAACCGCTACACCTACACCGAAAACAACCCCACCAACCTCACCGACCCCACCGGCTACAAATCCTGCACCGGCGGCTACACCACCGCCGACGGCGACTGCGGAAACCGCTCCGGCAAAGGCATCCCCGGCACCACCCACGGCATCCCCACCGACGACACCACCTTCAGCCACTCCGTCACCGGAGAAAACAGCGGCTCCAACGCCCAACAACTCTGGAACAACGCCAACACCGCAACCAGCGACGAAACCGGAGCCAACCTCGAAATAGCCGCAGACATACCCGAAAGCGCCACCACCGGCACACCCAACGCCTACAAAAAATTTGAACACCCGGAATACGGACTCGAAGAAGCAGCCAGCGCAGGCCAAAAATCTGCATTCAGCCAATACGCCCTCCTCGGACTCCTCCTCGCCCCCCAATCTCTCCTCGCCTGCGCCAGCAACATCGCCGCCTGCTTCCTCGCATTGGAAACAGGAGCCACCCTCGCCGGCGGAACCGCCACCTCCTACCGAGCACCAGCCACACCGATCTCCGCACAACCCGGAGCACCACTACCCCCAGGAATCACCGAACTCACAGAAGCAGAAACAGCAGCCGTCCAAGGTGCCGGACCGGCAATAAAAGCAGCAACAGGGGCAGCCGTAGATGATGCGACAGCCGCAGCAGTAGCAGCTGGAGAAGCTAAGCTGGCAGGCCATAGAGAATTTGGCCACCCGCCGCCCGCGGGTCTAAAGGAGGCCATTGCCTCCCTGAAGGGAGACAGGTCTCCACAGGAAAAGACAGCCGAGCTGATCATGCGTTTCGAGAAGATAGTGGCAGAGACGGCAGAAAGCGGAAATCCCTGGCTGTATTATCATCGCGTAACACCGAGCGGTGATCAGATTTTTACGGGAGGAGTGCGCACCGTAGTTATTCAGAATACAGACTTCGGCCCCGCCTACATTGGCCTGCCAGGGGCAGCGAAGGTGAGTAACCGCGCATGGTCATGGGATATCAATCTCATGAAGGAAATAAAATAG
- a CDS encoding helix-turn-helix domain-containing protein gives MRARMIELSWSGLRVSAIAAELGCSPKTVRCWLHRFNRLGLQGLDDLGGQGRKRRITEEERSRIISLVKTVPPGRLRWEPVGELWAFDESGPAEWTLDSLAAAARAEGIEVGRSQVRRILLAEGVRWRRTRSWMRSKDPDFVPKGQGSSASTPSHPTTRR, from the coding sequence ATGCGGGCCCGGATGATCGAGCTGAGCTGGTCGGGGCTGCGGGTTTCTGCGATCGCTGCGGAGCTGGGCTGCAGCCCCAAGACGGTCCGCTGCTGGCTGCACCGCTTCAACCGCCTGGGCCTGCAGGGACTGGATGATCTGGGCGGGCAGGGTCGCAAACGACGGATCACCGAGGAGGAACGATCCCGGATCATCTCCCTGGTCAAGACCGTCCCGCCGGGACGACTGCGGTGGGAGCCCGTCGGGGAACTGTGGGCCTTCGACGAGTCCGGACCGGCCGAATGGACGCTGGATTCCCTGGCCGCAGCAGCACGGGCCGAAGGAATCGAGGTGGGCCGCTCACAGGTCAGACGCATCCTTCTCGCCGAGGGCGTGCGCTGGCGCCGCACCCGGTCCTGGATGCGATCAAAGGACCCGGACTTCGTCCCAAAAGGACAAGGATCATCGGCCTCTACACCCAGCCACCCGACGACGCGACGGTGA
- the ltrA gene encoding group II intron reverse transcriptase/maturase, which translates to MANGPEDEITDWPSIDWRKVEDDVRRLRQRIFTASQAGDLAKVRNLQKLMLRSRANTLASVRRVTEVNDGRKTAGIDGKVVLLPQGKADLADWVQHDAAPWKPKPVKRVYIAKANGKQRPLGIPVIADRCLQALTLNALEPEWEARLEPKVYGFRPGRGCHDAIVAIHTTASGKNAKRLWVLDADLKAAFDRIDHDHLLASLGDFPARGMVAGWLKAGVVEKGWFTPTVEGTPQGGVISPALLNIALHGMGKAAGVRYQALGSDATILARDSPVLVVYADDLLALCHSREQAEQVKARLAAWLAPRGLAFNEDKTRIVHLDEGCDFLGFNIRRYRGKLLTKPSNAALRRIRERLAAEVLALRGANADAVIAKLNPIIKGWVAYYRIGVSKRAFNSLDAYVWRLVYKWAKFSHPNKPMRWVTARYFGMFNPFRQDTWVFGDRTSGFYLYKFAWTPIVRHRMVPGRASTDDPALADFWAKRRRRGKLPLGKGTLHLLQMQDGRCPLCGGLLLHADHEPQTPDQWEQWLKVTRTAIRKHAITTDAGNGKPDKPAASRLIHTHCQRRLATGPGR; encoded by the coding sequence ATGGCGAACGGACCGGAGGACGAGATCACCGACTGGCCGTCGATCGACTGGCGGAAGGTCGAGGACGACGTACGGCGTCTGCGGCAACGCATCTTTACGGCATCGCAGGCAGGAGACCTGGCCAAGGTCCGGAACCTGCAGAAGTTGATGCTCCGCTCCCGCGCCAACACACTCGCGAGTGTGCGGCGGGTCACGGAGGTCAACGATGGCCGCAAGACGGCGGGCATCGACGGGAAAGTCGTCCTGCTGCCCCAGGGAAAGGCCGATTTGGCCGACTGGGTCCAGCATGACGCGGCCCCGTGGAAGCCCAAGCCCGTCAAGCGGGTGTATATAGCCAAGGCGAATGGGAAACAGCGCCCACTCGGAATTCCCGTGATCGCAGACAGATGCCTACAAGCTCTGACGCTGAATGCACTGGAGCCCGAGTGGGAGGCACGGCTGGAACCGAAGGTCTACGGATTTCGCCCCGGTCGCGGCTGCCATGACGCGATCGTTGCCATCCACACGACGGCGAGCGGCAAGAATGCTAAACGCCTGTGGGTGCTCGACGCTGACTTGAAAGCGGCATTCGACCGAATCGACCACGATCACCTGCTCGCGTCATTGGGGGACTTTCCCGCGAGGGGAATGGTTGCCGGATGGCTGAAGGCCGGTGTGGTCGAGAAAGGTTGGTTCACCCCGACGGTGGAGGGAACTCCCCAGGGCGGGGTGATCAGTCCCGCGTTGTTGAACATCGCCTTGCACGGAATGGGAAAGGCCGCTGGAGTCCGCTACCAGGCTCTCGGCAGTGATGCCACGATTCTGGCGCGCGATTCTCCGGTTCTGGTCGTCTACGCCGACGACCTTCTCGCCCTGTGTCATTCTCGGGAACAGGCCGAGCAGGTCAAGGCTCGGCTGGCCGCGTGGCTCGCGCCCCGGGGGCTGGCTTTCAATGAGGACAAGACGCGCATTGTCCACCTCGATGAGGGCTGCGACTTCCTGGGGTTCAACATCCGACGCTATCGCGGAAAGTTGCTGACCAAGCCGAGCAACGCGGCCCTGCGGCGGATCCGGGAACGGCTTGCCGCCGAAGTGCTGGCCCTGCGAGGGGCCAACGCCGACGCGGTGATCGCCAAGCTCAACCCGATCATCAAGGGCTGGGTCGCTTACTACCGGATCGGGGTGTCCAAGCGGGCGTTCAACTCGCTGGACGCCTACGTGTGGAGACTGGTCTACAAGTGGGCCAAGTTCTCCCACCCGAACAAGCCGATGCGCTGGGTGACCGCCCGGTACTTCGGCATGTTCAACCCGTTCAGGCAGGACACATGGGTATTCGGGGACCGCACCAGCGGTTTCTACCTCTACAAGTTCGCCTGGACGCCGATCGTCCGGCACCGGATGGTGCCAGGGAGAGCGTCAACCGACGATCCCGCCCTGGCCGACTTCTGGGCCAAGCGGCGCCGCCGCGGCAAACTCCCGCTGGGCAAAGGCACCTTGCATCTGCTGCAGATGCAAGACGGCCGATGCCCGCTCTGCGGAGGGCTGCTGCTGCACGCCGACCACGAGCCGCAAACCCCCGACCAGTGGGAGCAGTGGCTCAAGGTCACCCGCACCGCGATCCGCAAACACGCGATCACTACCGATGCGGGCAACGGCAAGCCGGACAAACCCGCCGCCTCACGCCTGATACACACCCACTGCCAGCGTCGGCTGGCCACTGGCCCCGGCCGGTGA
- the istA gene encoding IS21 family transposase, with product MVLDPRRWSELRRFRGLLESGAMSLSEIARETGLDRKTVRKYLAGPATPPRRSASGQLVPRKIDEFAPLVDAMLRAEILMKASVIHERLAAEYGFAGNYQRVKLYVQQARPRIAEDLGITPKELAGLHRRFEVVPGAQAQVDWGDEGNILTHMGIPKVYSFHMVLSYSRDPFCCFTTGQDLQTFFDCHRRAFAHFGGVPMTIVYDRTKTVVRRHVAPGEAVPLHPEAVGFAGHYDFDIDVLAAYRPTGKGRVERQVLIVRDHVLSGRAFSSLEEMDAAFSAWVPRRRDQIHKTHREVIGIRAARDHAALKPLPPTPYLVAERHLRPVGKDCLVAFGGNLYSVPARKVRPRQLVEIRATKSQVMLHSTVPDASGETLLSTHPRAVGRGVRVVEETHWDGLPTGKGRRTTTGEVTPSPRREPPAGGQVGPLQALLNRAAATRVEVGRRPLSVYDELTGTRPFTTNSPTKESS from the coding sequence GTGGTCTTGGATCCACGTCGCTGGTCGGAACTACGGCGGTTTCGGGGGTTGTTGGAGTCCGGGGCGATGAGCCTGTCGGAGATCGCCCGGGAGACGGGGCTGGACCGCAAGACGGTCCGCAAGTACCTCGCGGGTCCGGCGACGCCGCCGCGTCGCTCGGCCAGTGGCCAGTTGGTGCCCAGGAAGATCGACGAGTTCGCGCCGCTGGTCGATGCCATGCTGCGGGCCGAGATCCTGATGAAAGCGTCGGTGATCCACGAGCGACTGGCCGCGGAGTACGGGTTCGCCGGCAACTATCAGCGCGTCAAGCTCTACGTCCAGCAGGCCCGCCCGAGGATCGCCGAGGATCTCGGCATCACGCCGAAGGAGTTGGCGGGGCTGCACCGCCGCTTCGAGGTCGTCCCGGGTGCTCAGGCCCAGGTCGACTGGGGCGACGAGGGCAACATCCTCACCCACATGGGCATCCCCAAGGTCTATTCGTTCCACATGGTGCTGTCGTACTCGCGCGACCCTTTCTGCTGCTTCACCACCGGCCAGGATCTGCAGACCTTCTTCGACTGTCACCGGAGGGCGTTCGCGCACTTCGGCGGGGTGCCGATGACGATCGTCTACGACCGGACCAAGACCGTCGTGCGTCGGCACGTCGCACCAGGCGAGGCTGTCCCCTTGCACCCCGAAGCGGTCGGCTTCGCCGGGCATTACGACTTCGACATCGACGTCCTGGCTGCATACCGGCCCACCGGCAAAGGCCGGGTCGAGCGTCAGGTCCTCATCGTCCGTGACCATGTCCTGTCCGGGCGGGCATTCTCCTCGCTCGAGGAGATGGACGCCGCGTTTTCCGCCTGGGTGCCGAGGCGACGGGACCAGATCCACAAGACGCATCGGGAAGTCATCGGGATCCGGGCCGCCCGCGACCACGCGGCCCTCAAACCGCTCCCGCCCACTCCTTACCTGGTGGCCGAGCGTCATCTGCGGCCGGTCGGCAAGGACTGCCTGGTTGCCTTCGGCGGCAACCTCTACTCAGTGCCCGCACGCAAGGTCCGCCCCCGCCAGCTCGTCGAGATCCGGGCGACGAAGTCCCAGGTCATGCTGCACTCGACCGTCCCCGATGCCAGCGGCGAGACCTTGCTGTCCACCCATCCACGGGCGGTCGGCCGTGGCGTCCGCGTCGTCGAGGAGACGCACTGGGACGGCCTGCCCACTGGCAAGGGGCGTCGCACCACGACCGGTGAGGTGACACCATCACCGCGTCGCGAACCACCTGCTGGCGGTCAAGTCGGCCCGCTGCAGGCCCTGTTGAACCGGGCCGCAGCCACCCGTGTCGAGGTCGGACGGCGGCCGCTGTCGGTCTACGACGAACTGACCGGCACCCGCCCCTTCACCACCAACTCCCCGACGAAGGAGTCCTCTTGA